The sequence CAGTGGTGGTCTCAAGGTTGTCGGGGTAAGGCTTGGGGTACAGAGGGGAAGTCACTTCCCCATAGAGCTTCCGAGGGGTGAAGACGGAGCCTCCCACCCTGTAGAACAGCACTGGCACCAGGACGTATAAGAGccacctgccaaaaaaaaaaaaaaaaggtatctgtAGGGCTGGAGGGGTGCAGCAGGCTTGCTGTTTGGGCAGTGGCTGCGGAGGGGGTGCGGATGCTCGTACCGCCCGGCGTTTTCCTCTCGGCCCATTCTCGACCTCACAGAGATgttctggggggcgggggcgggtggaGCGCAGAGGCTGGTCTCTGCAGCTGCGGCGTCGTCCAGGGCAGTGTCCAGTCCAGAGGTCATCACActccctccacctctctccccagcctcctcctctgccctgtCCCACCACTCCCCTCCGCTTCCCGGAATAGGGCTGGCCTGGGACCAGTTAATTGAGGGTGAGGGTTTCCAGGCATGGCTCTCTGAAAGCGCTCCCAAAGGCTCAGCAAAGGCTTCTGGGAGAAACCACCTATGGAAGATGGTTTCGGGCACAAAACGATGCCTCTCCAGGGCCGAGTGGGTCCCCCATCTCGCTGCTCCCTAGGAGCTGGAGGAGGTAGACAAGGTGGCATCACCTCCTGGGTCTGAGGTCTCCTTCTGTCCTCAGGGGGAGGGACGGGGCgtttgtgtttgcatgtgtgcACGTTGGAAGGCGTAAGGTATATACGGAGGGGAAGTGTGTTCCCACCTCCCTGAGTAAATCTGGGGGCAGGGTTGCCTCCCGTGCCCAGGATTCTCTGCTCtggcttccccctccctccttggtCCCCATCAGCCTTACTCACATTTCTCAAGGCCCGTTTTTGGGTCCCTGACTCTCCTGACAGCGTCTTCATCCAGTCTGCGTCCAGGGAGAGCAGGGTGAcgcagaggagggaagggggagggaatgagggggaaaagggggggaCCATTACGGGAGGAATGTTGGAGGGAATGAACTATTTGCATAaaccaaaccacacacacaaaaaaatctgtttccaGTGTAATTTAGTTTTGGTTTTGAAATCCCTGATGGTGGTGCCACCTGCTGGCCACATGGGGAAGGTCTGGAGATGGGTCTGCATTTTTAGGGTCAGAAAAGCCTTTGGTCGGAGGCCCAGACTTCCGTTTCTAAATCTGatggggggctttcctggtggcgcggtgggtgagagtccgcctgccgaggcaggggacgcgggttcgtgccccggtccgggaagatcccacgtgccgcggagcggctgggcccgtgagccgtggccgctgcgcctgcgcgtccggagcctgtgctccgcaacgggagaggccacaacggtgagaggcccgcgtaccacacacacacacacacaaaatgtaagTAACCACATGTATGTATAACTTTGAATCCtgctatttttttcaaagataaatGTAACCTTTAACCATATAGCTAACTTGACCTTGAAGTCTAGCAAATTGGGTCTCTTCTGTGTCATCCCGTATCAGCTGTGGGGTTTGGAAGGGTCCCTTCacctccctgagcttcagtttcctcctcggTGAAACGTGGATAATAACTGAGCCTTTGCAAAGCTGGTGTGAGGAGTCAGTGAAGTAACACACGGCAAAAGCGCCTGATGTAAGAAGATACAAAACAACGTAAAGAGCTGTGACTATAATTGCAGCCAAGGAGTTGTGCTAGGTGAAGCCAAGACTATTTGACTAGTTGAGGGTCGGCCTCAGGGGCTATGAAGTGTTTCAGAAAGGAAATGAGCTGAGACTACTTTGCCGCAGGGCACTCGAACAGGAGGATGAGACGATTGTCTCTCGGGAGCGGGAGCGCAAGCGCAGAAGACGCCGTGTCCGGGGGATGGAGTTCAAAGCGGAAACTCGGGGAGGAGAGCTGTGGGTGTAGCGCGCAAACCCGCAGGAAGGTGGAGGGTGAGGAGAAGCGGGCTGAGGCAGGCGGAGGATTTCTCTGGCTCAGTGCTTTGCTGCAGCTGTGACCTGAATAGGACTCTCTGTCCCCACCGCCCCACGCTCAGGGCTCAGTCCCCAAGCCACCCCTCTCCCGTCTGGGCTCCACGGTGGGCGCCGCCGCTCAGCAGCCCGGGGTCATCCTTCCCGCCCATCACTCCTCTGATCCAGTCCACGTAGTTGAGCACTTTGGTGTAGAAGCCGTACCCCTTGCCACACCCAATGCCCCAGGAAACGATGCCCGTGGCCACCCAGCGACGGGCACGATCGTCCCACACCACGTAGGCACCACCACTGTCCCCCTGGCAGACACCCTGCGGCCGCGTGCTGTCCCCGGCGCAGAACATGCCGCCGGAGAACACCTCGGTCCTCCGCTTCTCCCGGAGCCAGGCCTCGCAGGCCGCCCTCGGGGCCACGGGCAGCCGGGAGTATTTCAGCTCCGTGGTCAACCAGCCGTTCTCCACGCCAAAGCCACTGACGTAGCCCACCAGGCCCGGGCGGTACAGGGCCTTGCGGTCGGGCAGGCAGAccgggaggaggtgggggcccAGGGGGACACTGTGCCGCAGCTCCAGGAGGGCGATGTCCCCGTGGAAGTTGTGGGTCTGGTCCGGGCGGTAGTCTGGGTGCACGACCACGCGGCGAACCTCGTGGCCGCCCAGCTCCAGCATCTCGTCGACGTCCGTGTGGCCCAGGAACACCTCGGCGCGCCGCTTCTTCCCGAGGAAGATGCCGTCCTTGGGGTAGATGGTGTGGGCGGCGGTGAGGATCCACCTGTCGCCCAGCAGGGCCCCGCCCCCTCGGCCGTAGATGCTGGTCAGGGCCTGCCAGGGGAAGTTGCCCAGCTCAGCTCTGGAGGCACCAACGAGCTCCCCGTTCTGGGCGATGGGGACGATTGGCCGTCCGCAGACTGGGAGAGAGGAGGACCAGTGAAAAACCAGCCGCCGCATCTGAAAACCTACTTCTGTGAAGGGCCCCTTCTCCTGCCTCCTCAGCCATTGTAAAGCCACTTttcaatttttacttatttatttgttttgccaCACcgcgaggcatgcaggatcttagttccctgaccggggatggaaccgctgctccctgcagtggaaatgcagagtcttaagcacaggaccgccagggaagccctaagccacTTTTTTAGACTCTTGGTGGGACCTTCTTTGAGCAAAATCGTGCAGCAAGCAGAGTTTGTCTTCAGTGTCTCCTGTCCTTTTTTCTGGgtcatttctctgttttttaaataaataaataaataaatttatttatttatttatttttggctgcactgggtcttcgttgctgtgcacaggctcttctctagttgtggcgagctggggctacccTTGCGGTGCTtaggctcctcattgcggtggcttctcttgttgtggagcacgggatcttAGACGCACGGGCTTccgaagttgtggcacacgggctcagcagttgtggctcgtgggctctagagcgcaggctcagtagttgtggcacatgggcctagctgctctgcggcacgtgggatcctcccggaccagggctcaaaacccgtgtcccctgcattggcaagcagactcccagccactgcgccaccagggaagccccatttctccATTTTCAACATCTCCCCCTCCCAAAGCACTATGTCAGGCTGTGGCCCTAGAGCTTTCTGTGGTTTGGGAGTAAAACCTGAGAAATGTACTCAGATTGGGTTAGAAAGGCACATTTGACTCATAAAACTGGGTTTCAGAAATGgtggacctgggcttccctggtggcgcagtggttgagagtccgcctgccgatgcaggggatgcgggttcgtgccccggtccggggggaccccgcgtgccgcggagcggctgggcccgtgagccatggccgctgagcctgcgcatccggagcctgtgccccgcaacgggaaaggccacaacagtgagaggcccgcataccacaaaaaaaaaaaagaaatggtggacctgagggaattccctggtgctccagtggttaggactctgtgctttcgcTGCTGAGGATGCccgttccatccctggtgggggaactacaGTCCCACAAGCTGCTAGGCTgggccaaaatattaaaaacaccaaCCCCCCCCAACAAAGAACCCCAAAATGGTGGACCTGAACCCTAAtctattgctggtgggaatgtaaaatggtgcagtcactgtggaaaacagtgtggcagttcctcaaaaagttaaacagggTTAGGATGTGaaccaacaattccactcctaggcctATACCCAAGAGACCTGAAGACATGTGTTCAAacagaaacttgtacatgaatgctcaCCGTGGCAATATTCATAAAaggcaaaaagtgaaaacaacccaaatgtctatcaatctACGAATGGATAAACGAAATGTGGTCTATCTGTACAGTGGGATtctattcagccatgaaaaggaatagagtactggacttccctggcggtcccggGGTTACGattccctgcttccactgcaaggggcgtgggtttgatTCCTGCTTGGGGAGCTAAGATGCAACACGCTGGACAGCTCAGccaaagcaacaaaagaaaagaaaaggaattgagtactgat is a genomic window of Kogia breviceps isolate mKogBre1 chromosome 12, mKogBre1 haplotype 1, whole genome shotgun sequence containing:
- the C1RL gene encoding complement C1r subcomponent-like protein isoform X1, which produces MPGLRVGEVSLGKPHSTRCPGNAPQAPAMWSHLPSPTPGWWLLLWGVLQACPSQGSVLLAQPLPQKLMSPGYPEPYVKGQESSTDMEAPEGFAVRLVFQDFDLEPSPDCDLDSVTITASGMDPSRFCGQQGSLLGNPPGQREFVSSGNSLRLTFRAPASEDRTPGLHKGFLALYQAVGMNQSQPISQASGGPEAINTPGNNSTEIQSHCQEPYYQAMPAGTLTCTAQVPWKLTQEREEVPRCVPVCGRPIVPIAQNGELVGASRAELGNFPWQALTSIYGRGGGALLGDRWILTAAHTIYPKDGIFLGKKRRAEVFLGHTDVDEMLELGGHEVRRVVVHPDYRPDQTHNFHGDIALLELRHSVPLGPHLLPVCLPDRKALYRPGLVGYVSGFGVENGWLTTELKYSRLPVAPRAACEAWLREKRRTEVFSGGMFCAGDSTRPQGVCQGDSGGAYVVWDDRARRWVATGIVSWGIGCGKGYGFYTKVLNYVDWIRGVMGGKDDPGLLSGGAHRGAQTGEGWLGD
- the C1RL gene encoding complement C1r subcomponent-like protein isoform X4; the encoded protein is MWSHLPSPTPGWWLLLWGVLQACPSQGSVLLAQPLPQKLMSPGYPEPYVKGQESSTDMEAPEGFAVRLVFQDFDLEPSPDCDLDSVTITASGMDPSRFCGQQGSLLGNPPGQREFVSSGNSLRLTFRAPASEDRTPGLHKGFLALYQAVGMNQSQPISQASGGPEAINTPGNNSTEIQSHCQEPYYQAMPAGTLTCTAQVPWKLTQEREEVPRCVPVCGRPIVPIAQNGELVGASRAELGNFPWQALTSIYGRGGGALLGDRWILTAAHTIYPKDGIFLGKKRRAEVFLGHTDVDEMLELGGHEVRRVVVHPDYRPDQTHNFHGDIALLELRHSVPLGPHLLPVCLPDRKALYRPGLVGYVSGFGVENGWLTTELKYSRLPVAPRAACEAWLREKRRTEVFSGGMFCAGDSTRPQGVCQGDSGGAYVVWDDRARRWVATGIVSWGIGCGKGYGFYTKVLNYVDWIRGVMGGKDDPGLLSGGAHRGAQTGEGWLGD
- the C1RL gene encoding complement C1r subcomponent-like protein isoform X3, with protein sequence MPGLRVGEVSLGKPHSTRCPGNAPQAPAMWSHLPSPTPGWWLLLWGVLQACPSQGSVLLAQPLPQKLMSPGYPEPYVKGQESSTDMEAPEGFAVRLVFQDFDLEPSPDCDLDSVTITASGMDPSRFCGQQGSLLGNPPGQREFVSSGNSLRLTFRAPASEDRTPGLHKGFLALYQAVGMNQSQPISQASGGPEAINTPGNNSTEIQSHCQEPYYQAMPAVCGRPIVPIAQNGELVGASRAELGNFPWQALTSIYGRGGGALLGDRWILTAAHTIYPKDGIFLGKKRRAEVFLGHTDVDEMLELGGHEVRRVVVHPDYRPDQTHNFHGDIALLELRHSVPLGPHLLPVCLPDRKALYRPGLVGYVSGFGVENGWLTTELKYSRLPVAPRAACEAWLREKRRTEVFSGGMFCAGDSTRPQGVCQGDSGGAYVVWDDRARRWVATGIVSWGIGCGKGYGFYTKVLNYVDWIRGVMGGKDDPGLLSGGAHRGAQTGEGWLGD
- the C1RL gene encoding complement C1r subcomponent-like protein isoform X5, yielding MWSHLPSPTPGWWLLLWGVLQACPSQGSVLLAQPLPQKLMSPGYPEPYVKGQESSTDMEAPEGFAVRLVFQDFDLEPSPDCDLDSVTITASGMDPSRFCGQQGSLLGNPPGQREFVSSGNSLRLTFRAPASEDRTPGLHKGFLALYQAVGMNQSQPISQASGGPEAINTPGNNSTEIQSHCQEPYYQAMPAVCGRPIVPIAQNGELVGASRAELGNFPWQALTSIYGRGGGALLGDRWILTAAHTIYPKDGIFLGKKRRAEVFLGHTDVDEMLELGGHEVRRVVVHPDYRPDQTHNFHGDIALLELRHSVPLGPHLLPVCLPDRKALYRPGLVGYVSGFGVENGWLTTELKYSRLPVAPRAACEAWLREKRRTEVFSGGMFCAGDSTRPQGVCQGDSGGAYVVWDDRARRWVATGIVSWGIGCGKGYGFYTKVLNYVDWIRGVMGGKDDPGLLSGGAHRGAQTGEGWLGD
- the C1RL gene encoding complement C1r subcomponent-like protein isoform X2, whose translation is MAPTRTPVAPSDPRPQAPAMWSHLPSPTPGWWLLLWGVLQACPSQGSVLLAQPLPQKLMSPGYPEPYVKGQESSTDMEAPEGFAVRLVFQDFDLEPSPDCDLDSVTITASGMDPSRFCGQQGSLLGNPPGQREFVSSGNSLRLTFRAPASEDRTPGLHKGFLALYQAVGMNQSQPISQASGGPEAINTPGNNSTEIQSHCQEPYYQAMPAGTLTCTAQVPWKLTQEREEVPRCVPVCGRPIVPIAQNGELVGASRAELGNFPWQALTSIYGRGGGALLGDRWILTAAHTIYPKDGIFLGKKRRAEVFLGHTDVDEMLELGGHEVRRVVVHPDYRPDQTHNFHGDIALLELRHSVPLGPHLLPVCLPDRKALYRPGLVGYVSGFGVENGWLTTELKYSRLPVAPRAACEAWLREKRRTEVFSGGMFCAGDSTRPQGVCQGDSGGAYVVWDDRARRWVATGIVSWGIGCGKGYGFYTKVLNYVDWIRGVMGGKDDPGLLSGGAHRGAQTGEGWLGD